One region of Seriola aureovittata isolate HTS-2021-v1 ecotype China chromosome 15, ASM2101889v1, whole genome shotgun sequence genomic DNA includes:
- the rnf167 gene encoding E3 ubiquitin-protein ligase RNF167, with amino-acid sequence MVHLGVWSVGARLNVPILVFCSILVTSPTHAYIYAHYSNMTSMLFEDLPALFGSPLPKDGLMGVLVVSRPLNGCAAIDPPPPLPPSYDSNTTKFIVLIRRYDCNFDIKVLHAQRAGYNAAIVHNMYSDTLLNMNYSNDTIAEEIEIPSVFTSYYASQILRNFIIPEQGAYVILKPEFAFPLSYYLIPFTGVVGMIILVMFVVLIIRCVRYRKRLRKNRLSKEQLKRIPTHRFTKGDDYDLCAICLDEYEEGDKLRVLPCSHAYHCKCVDPWLTQTKKTCPVCKQRVTRNNPEHSESESEEETGGRGEGEGAEGEADSERTPLLRPSNPGSPSGSPGAYSATTTTTTAQCLASPAHCDSPILGYEGYYSPQEDTDSESDDSGEDRHHTDDDTAQLIGRDRVEV; translated from the exons ATGGTGCACCTTGGTGTGTGGTCCGTGGGAGCTCGGTTGAATGTCCCAATACTGGTTTTCTGCAGCATACTGGTGACCTCGCCCACACATGCCTATATATATGCT CATTACAGCAATATGACCTCCATGTTGTTTGAGGACCTACCTGCCTTGTTTGGATCTCCACTTCCTAAGGATGGACTAATG GGAGTTTTGGTGGTGTCCCGTCCACTTAATGGCTGCGCAGCAATagaccctcctcctccattgCCACCATCTTATGATTCCAACACCACCAAATTCATTGTTCTCATCAGACGCTACGACTGCAATTTTGATATAAAG GTCTTGCACGCGCAGAGAGCTGGATACAATGCTGCAATCGTTCACAACATGTATTCCGACACTCTGCTCAATATGAACTATAGCAATG ACACTATTGCAGAGGAGATTGAGATCCCCTCAGTATTCACCAGTTACTATGCTTCTCAAATTCTCAGGAATTTCATAATTCCAGAACAAGG GGCCTATGTAATCCTCAAGCCTGAGTTTGCTTTTCCGCTCTCATACTACCTTATTCCCTTCACCGGAGTAGTTGGCATGATCATTCTTGTGATGTTTGTTGTCTTG ATTATACGATGTGTGCGATACAGAAAGAGACTGCGGAAAAATCGTTTGTCCAAGGAACAGCTGAAGCGGATTCCAACCCACAGGTTCACCAAAG GGGATGACTATGATCTGTGTGCAATATGTTTGGATGAGTATGAAGAAGGAGACAAGCTGCGAGTTTTACCTTGTTCCCATG CCTATCACTGCAAGTGTGTCGACCCGTGGCTCACACAGACCAAGAAGACGTGTCCTGTGTGTAAACAACGCGTCACTCGAAACAACCCAGAGCACtcagagtctgagtctgaggagGAAACTGGAGGACGTGGGGAGGGGGAAGGAGCAGAGGGTGAAGCAGACTCAGAGCGCACTCCTCTGCTTCGTCCCTCTAACCCTGGGTCCCCCTCAGGGAGCCCAGGGGCCTATTCagctaccaccaccaccactactgCCCAGTGCCTCGCCTCCCCTGCACACTGCGACTCTCCCATCCTGGGTTATGAAGGCTACTACTCCCCTCAGGAGGACACAGACTCAGAAAGTGATGACTCAGGAGAGGACAGGCACCACACTGATGATGACACTGCTCAGCTCATTGGTAGGGATAGAGTGGAGGTCTGA
- the LOC130181964 gene encoding olfactory receptor 52D1-like, translated as MDNKTALTFTMTAYAVMENYKHWMFTVFLLLYLIIIILNIVLITVIHQNKELHQPMNVFSCMLSINEIYGSTALLPSVMAVLLSETYEISVKWCMAQVYFLHTYASAEFSILAVMGYDRYVAICYPLYYHSIMSNSKVVKLLALAGVYPIVVFGSFYSLTIQLGFCGKVMPKLYCVNMELVRNSCSPAPYISIVGLVLLLFLVVPQVLMIVFSYVQISRVCMKLSRESQYNALKTCIPHLLSLINYTIGSLFEIIQTRFNMSHVAVEARIFLSLYFIILPPIANPVLYGLGTQIVRVHILKLFIRYKILPTLLAKAVTAA; from the coding sequence ATGGACAACAAGACAGCACTAACATTCACAATGACTGCATATGCTGTCATGGAAAACTACAAGCACTGGATGTTCACTGTATTCCTCCTGCTTtatctcattattattattttgaacaTAGTGCTCATTACTGTCATACACCAAAACAAAGAGTTGCATCAACCTATGAATGTGTTCTCATGTATGTTATCCATCAATGAAATATATGGCAGCACTGCATTGTTACCTTCAGTTATGGCTGTGCTCTTATCTGAGACATATGAAATCTCTGTGAAGTGGTGCATGGCTCAAGTCTATTTCCTACACACATATGCAAGTGCTGAGTTTAGCATTTTAGCTGTTATGGGATATGACAGATATGTTGCCATCTGTTACCCATTATATTACCACAGCATCATGTCTAATTCAAAGGTAGTCAAGCTTCTTGCATTAGCAGGTGTATACCCCATAGTTGTGTTTGGGAGTTTTTACTCACTAACCATACAGCTGGGCTTCTGTGGAAAAGTGATGCCAAAATTATACTGTGTGAACATGGAACTGGTCAGAAATTCATGTTCACCGGCACCATACATTAGTATCGTGGGACTTGTActtcttctgtttcttgttGTGCCTCAAGTACtgatgattgttttttcttatgTACAAATTTCAAGAGTATGTATGAAATTGTCACGAGAATCTCAATACAATGCTCTTAAAACTTGTATCCCACATTTATTATCGTTGATAAACTACACAATCGGTTCCCTTTTTGAAATTATCCAAACCAGGTTTAACATGAGTCATGTAGCTGTTGAGGCACGGATCTTCCTGtctttatactttattatcCTTCCACCAATTGCCAACCCAGTGCTGTATGGACTCGGTACTCAAATAGTTAGAGTTCATATACTGAAACTGTTTATTAGATATAAGATCCTGCCAACACTGTTAGCAAAGGCAGTGACTGCAGCTTAG
- the LOC130182803 gene encoding olfactory receptor 52L1-like has product MKNLSEVTSFHLSDYYGMEDMKPVYFCMFLIIYLTIVAENIALIMVVYREKTLHEPMYLLLCNLAVNGLYGSTALLPAVLSKLLSHSYEISLPLCQTQIYAIHTFAITEFTILAAMSYDRYVAICYPLPYHAIMSQRLVKLIVFTWLYPMLAFLIVFILTLQLRFCERTIEKVYCVNYLLVKLACTDTSIMNIVGLLSVVLYTIPQLIMIFYSYAHILRICLLSFSKSRLKALRTCTPHLLAIINYSIGCFFEIAQSRFNVSHLPYETKLFLSLYFLIFPSILNPAIYGLSIQVIRVRLFGLFSRKSRQVEMM; this is encoded by the coding sequence ATGAAAAATCTCTCTGAAGTGAcatcttttcatctgtctgATTACTATGGCATGGAGGACATGAAGCCAGTGTACTTCTGCATGTTCCTGATTATATATCTAACTATTGTTGCTGAAAATATTGCATTAATCATGGTGGTCTATCGTGAAAAAACTCTGCATGAGCCAATGTATTTGTTGCTGTGTAACCTGGCTGTGAATGGTTTGTATGGAAGCACTGCCTTACTGCCAGCTGTCCTGAGCAAGCTGCTGTCACACTCATATGAAATATCCCTACCGCTTTGTCAGACACAGATCTATGCCATACACACATTTGCCATCACTGAATTCACAATTCTAGCAGCAATGAGTTATGACAGATATGTGGCCATTTGTTACCCGCTGCCATATCATGCAATCATGTCACAGAGGCTTGTTAAACTCATTGTTTTCACATGGCTTTACCCCATGCTGgcatttttaattgttttcattttgactcTTCAGCTGAGGTTTTGTGAGAGAACCATAGAAAAGGTTTACTGTGTGAATTACTTACTGGTGAAACTTGCTTGTACAGATACATCTATTATGAACATAGTTGGCTTACTATCTGTAGTTCTATATACGATTCCACAGCTTATCATGATCTTTTATTCATATGCACATATCCTGAGGATATGTTTACTGTCATTCAGCAAATCCAGGCTCAAAGCCCTTCGGACTTGCACCCCCCACCTACTAGCCATAATTAACTACTCTATCGGGTGCTTTTTTGAAATAGCACAAAGTCGATTCAATGTTAGCCACCTGCCTTATGaaaccaagttgtttttatcTCTCTACTTTTTGATATTCCCATCCATCCTTAATCCAGCAATCTATGGTTTGAGCATCCAAGTGATAAGAGTTCGACTGTTTGGGCTTTTCAGCAGAAAAAGTAGGCAAGTAGAAATGATGTAG